A single window of Marinobacter sp. LA51 DNA harbors:
- the rlmE gene encoding 23S rRNA (uridine(2552)-2'-O)-methyltransferase RlmE, whose amino-acid sequence MARSKSSNRWLEEHVNDPFVKQAQVDGYRSRASYKLLEINKKDRLIHPNMVVMDLGSAPGGWSQVAANLVGHKGRVIASDILEMDAIAGVEFIQGDFTENDVFDAIMTTLGDAPVDVVISDMAPNISGVTVADQASSMYLVELALDMACQVLKPKGNFLAKVFQGEGYDEYLKSVRAVFDKVVVRKPDSSRARSREVYILGKGFKG is encoded by the coding sequence ATGGCCCGATCCAAAAGCAGTAACCGCTGGCTTGAAGAGCATGTGAACGACCCCTTCGTGAAACAGGCGCAGGTGGACGGCTATCGCTCCCGCGCCAGTTACAAGCTCCTGGAGATCAACAAGAAGGACCGTTTGATCCACCCCAACATGGTGGTTATGGATCTGGGTTCGGCACCGGGTGGCTGGTCGCAGGTGGCGGCCAACCTCGTGGGCCACAAGGGCCGGGTCATTGCCTCGGATATCCTGGAGATGGACGCCATTGCCGGGGTCGAGTTTATTCAGGGTGACTTCACCGAGAACGACGTGTTCGACGCCATCATGACTACCCTGGGCGATGCCCCGGTGGATGTGGTGATTTCCGATATGGCCCCGAACATCAGTGGTGTGACTGTGGCTGACCAGGCGTCCTCTATGTATCTGGTGGAACTGGCACTGGACATGGCCTGCCAGGTGCTCAAGCCGAAAGGCAACTTCCTGGCCAAGGTGTTTCAGGGTGAGGGCTACGACGAGTACCTGAAATCGGTACGGGCGGTGTTCGACAAGGTGGTGGTGCGCAAGCCGGATTCATCCCGGGCCCGCTCCCGTGAGGTCTACATCCTGGGCAAGGGCTTCAAGGGCTGA
- a CDS encoding transglutaminase-like domain-containing protein, translating to MDQYLQPTAFFDYENPELKNWIAEQLQGVSDDPVEQVKALYLAVRDQVSYNPYVFRTDPNTFSASHALSSGESYCIPKAVLLGAAARSLGIPSRLGLADVRNHLSSPKLIEWLQSDIFRMHGFIELYLNGRWVKATPAFNRQLCELMKVAPLEFDGINDSVFQEYTDAGQAHMEYVNDHGVFDDVPHAFIVTGIENAYPHLFGDERAANASHGSLQADIEQ from the coding sequence ATGGACCAGTATCTACAGCCCACCGCGTTCTTTGATTACGAAAATCCGGAGCTCAAGAACTGGATAGCCGAGCAGTTACAAGGCGTGTCCGATGATCCGGTGGAACAGGTCAAGGCGCTCTACTTAGCCGTTCGGGACCAGGTCAGCTACAACCCGTACGTATTCCGGACTGATCCGAACACCTTCAGCGCCAGCCACGCCCTGAGCAGTGGCGAGTCCTACTGTATTCCGAAAGCGGTTCTGCTGGGCGCGGCCGCCCGTTCATTGGGCATTCCCAGCCGGCTGGGGTTGGCCGACGTCCGCAATCACCTGTCCAGCCCGAAACTGATCGAGTGGCTGCAGTCGGATATTTTCCGCATGCACGGCTTTATCGAGCTGTACCTGAACGGCCGCTGGGTGAAAGCGACGCCGGCATTTAACCGGCAGCTTTGCGAGTTGATGAAGGTAGCGCCGCTGGAGTTCGATGGCATCAACGATTCGGTTTTCCAGGAGTACACCGACGCCGGTCAGGCGCACATGGAGTACGTTAACGACCACGGTGTGTTCGACGACGTGCCACACGCCTTTATCGTGACCGGAATCGAGAACGCCTATCCACACCTGTTCGGTGACGAACGCGCGGCAAATGCCAGCCACGGCAGCCTTCAGGCGGATATCGAGCAATAG
- a CDS encoding carbohydrate kinase family protein translates to MSKPIVVIGGASWDTIIHLPTLPAPTPQTIWPDASYRTLGSTGAGKSLNLAALGHPVIFHTLLGQDAEGRQVRDALAHPELQLLVTETTTPTEQHVNLMSADGKRISLFVQPPAEPSGLDWAPLQQLAEGCQLAVVNILSYTRSALPWLQTINLPIWTDLHDYDGTNPHHEPFIDAASVIFLSSDNLPDYRQTMAWLVNQGKELVVCTHGAEGATLLTATGEWLEQAAIPASQVLDTNGAGDAFFSGFLHRYLEGATLQDCLKAASICGALCVASQSLVSSDLHPGQLA, encoded by the coding sequence ATGTCCAAACCCATCGTGGTCATCGGCGGCGCGTCGTGGGACACCATTATCCATTTACCGACGCTGCCCGCCCCGACACCTCAAACCATCTGGCCAGACGCCAGCTACCGAACCCTGGGTAGCACCGGGGCCGGCAAGAGTCTGAACCTGGCGGCACTGGGCCATCCGGTCATTTTCCACACCTTGCTCGGCCAGGATGCCGAAGGCCGGCAGGTGCGGGACGCCCTGGCCCATCCCGAACTGCAACTGCTGGTCACCGAGACCACTACGCCGACCGAGCAGCACGTTAACCTGATGTCAGCCGATGGCAAGCGCATCTCCCTGTTCGTGCAGCCCCCGGCTGAGCCCAGCGGCCTCGACTGGGCGCCGTTGCAACAACTCGCGGAAGGCTGTCAGTTGGCCGTGGTGAACATCCTCAGTTACACCCGCTCGGCCCTTCCCTGGCTGCAGACAATCAACCTGCCCATCTGGACCGATCTACACGATTACGACGGCACCAACCCTCATCACGAACCATTCATCGATGCCGCCAGCGTGATCTTTCTGTCCAGCGACAACCTGCCGGACTACCGCCAGACCATGGCGTGGCTGGTTAACCAGGGCAAAGAGCTGGTGGTTTGCACCCACGGTGCCGAAGGCGCGACCCTGCTGACTGCGACCGGCGAGTGGCTGGAGCAGGCAGCAATTCCCGCCAGCCAGGTGCTCGACACCAACGGCGCCGGCGATGCCTTCTTCAGTGGCTTCCTGCACCGCTATCTTGAGGGTGCAACGCTGCAAGACTGCCTAAAGGCGGCGTCGATCTGTGGTGCGCTGTGCGTAGCCAGCCAGTCTCTGGTCAGCAGTGACCTGCATCCGGGGCAATTGGCCTAG
- a CDS encoding CocE/NonD family hydrolase — MRDYPFLLSFLFLFTLSGCIGGGSGGSDAAAVEQDNQSDDSDRILGDCEIPLPPEVREYTLDSPLPNSFDRDRTDDITEADVTRFHVAVMLPERCAEDRFPVVIESHGYSGSLDSEIDEDGSVASDTPHFPAIDELFATLPRHGYVGVSFDERGHGNSTPQNGGGYARIIAPRAETQDARYLLDWLYEQAPSLHIERQEDSGVARDINAGLIGYSYGGGYQFGLSQLDDRIDTIVPNGTWHSLLYSLLPGDAVKRSFTGLLCLLAETGNTVNTPAVARMCELMGPASLQANLIRTRADLIGAMETDGYTEAEVVELFDRHTRHLQRSAEQGQPWCQPGELGCSSNGDAFVPRSVPTLLLQGNRDVLFNLTDAYWNWAYFKRAAGEGVPVSILSTEGGHMNPLANQVEGSANCGGLIGTDLILSWFDFHLKGEESGAYRSIPSVCISVADTQNADSDEPAGLVLEDFPVGSQRVSIGGVPARLEANELSRPVPDAPATFVSVLTVTGESEILAGIPRIDEVTVANTALPGTVTPVAYLGIGIQRGSELILVDDQVTSLVEGTHRFNPNIGEPGVLLAGVGEQLQPGDEVGLLVYSSHVQYSAVSNPGAADGNNRFDLTIKGLELPILDLSRHPTARLQ; from the coding sequence ATGCGTGATTACCCGTTTCTGTTGTCATTCCTGTTTCTTTTCACGTTGAGCGGTTGCATAGGTGGTGGTTCCGGCGGTTCGGACGCTGCCGCGGTTGAGCAGGACAACCAGAGCGACGATTCCGATCGCATTCTGGGGGATTGTGAGATCCCGTTGCCGCCAGAGGTGCGTGAGTACACCTTGGACAGTCCATTACCAAACAGTTTCGATCGGGATCGCACAGACGATATCACCGAGGCCGATGTTACCCGGTTCCATGTGGCGGTGATGCTGCCCGAGCGGTGTGCCGAGGATCGATTCCCGGTGGTTATCGAGAGTCACGGTTACAGTGGCAGTCTGGATTCCGAGATTGACGAAGATGGCTCAGTGGCTTCCGACACGCCCCATTTCCCGGCCATTGATGAACTCTTCGCCACGCTGCCACGCCACGGCTATGTCGGGGTCTCGTTCGATGAACGCGGCCACGGCAATTCGACGCCGCAAAACGGCGGCGGCTATGCCCGTATCATCGCACCCCGGGCCGAGACCCAGGATGCTCGTTATTTGCTTGACTGGCTCTATGAACAGGCTCCGAGTCTGCATATCGAGCGGCAGGAGGATAGCGGTGTAGCGCGGGATATTAACGCGGGTCTGATCGGTTACAGTTACGGGGGCGGCTACCAGTTTGGCCTGTCGCAGCTGGATGACCGGATCGACACCATCGTACCGAACGGCACCTGGCATAGCCTGCTATACAGTTTGCTGCCTGGTGATGCCGTGAAACGTTCGTTTACTGGCTTGCTCTGTTTGCTGGCCGAGACCGGGAACACTGTTAACACGCCGGCGGTGGCTCGGATGTGCGAGCTGATGGGCCCGGCCAGTCTTCAAGCCAACCTGATTCGGACCCGGGCAGATCTGATCGGCGCCATGGAAACCGACGGTTACACCGAAGCAGAGGTGGTCGAACTGTTTGATCGTCATACTCGCCACCTGCAGCGCTCGGCCGAGCAAGGTCAGCCCTGGTGTCAGCCGGGTGAACTGGGTTGTTCATCCAACGGTGACGCCTTTGTGCCACGGTCGGTGCCTACTCTGTTATTGCAGGGCAACCGGGACGTGCTGTTCAACCTGACCGACGCCTATTGGAACTGGGCTTACTTCAAGCGGGCTGCGGGCGAGGGTGTGCCGGTATCGATTCTGTCCACCGAAGGCGGGCACATGAACCCGTTGGCCAATCAGGTCGAGGGCAGTGCCAACTGTGGGGGCCTGATAGGCACCGACCTGATCCTGAGCTGGTTCGATTTTCACCTCAAGGGCGAGGAGTCCGGCGCCTATCGGAGCATTCCATCGGTGTGCATTTCCGTGGCCGATACCCAGAACGCGGATAGCGATGAACCGGCCGGACTGGTGCTTGAAGACTTCCCGGTCGGGTCGCAGCGAGTGTCGATCGGTGGCGTTCCGGCCCGACTTGAAGCCAATGAGCTAAGCCGACCAGTGCCCGATGCACCAGCAACCTTTGTATCTGTGCTTACAGTGACTGGTGAGAGCGAGATTCTGGCGGGCATACCGCGAATCGATGAGGTGACGGTGGCCAATACCGCACTGCCCGGTACCGTCACGCCAGTGGCCTATCTCGGTATCGGAATTCAGCGGGGCAGTGAGCTGATTCTGGTAGACGATCAGGTTACGTCGCTGGTGGAAGGTACACACAGGTTCAACCCCAACATTGGCGAACCGGGTGTGCTGCTGGCAGGTGTTGGCGAGCAGCTTCAGCCCGGCGACGAGGTGGGCTTGCTGGTTTATTCCAGCCATGTCCAGTACAGCGCGGTCAGCAATCCAGGGGCCGCCGATGGCAACAACCGGTTCGATCTGACCATCAAGGGCCTGGAGTTGCCCATTCTGGATCTGTCCCGGCATCCCACCGCGCGCCTGCAATAA
- a CDS encoding iron-containing alcohol dehydrogenase produces MNSFDFYNPTHIAFGEGKIADLNKLVPAEARVLVLFGGESASRTGTLDEVTTALGERQVTLFGGIEPNPSFETLMEAVVQVREQGVDYLLAVGGGSVIDGTKFVAAASVFEGDEWEILTQGGRNIERALPFGSVLTLPATGSEMNKGAVVTRKSLKAKLPFHSNQVFPAFSILDPTKTYTLPLRQVGNGVVDAFVHVVEQYLTYPAQAPVQDRFAEGLLQTLVEIGPQTLAEPENYQVRASMMWTATLALNGLIGSGVPQDWATHMLGHELTALHNLDHAQTLAIVLPAMLRERKATKLDKLVQYGERVWNIRDGSAEDKAEAAIAKTEAFFESLGVKTRLSDYDLGEQHIEPLIASLESHGMVKLGEHGDVTPEVCRRVLQASL; encoded by the coding sequence ATGAACAGTTTCGATTTCTACAACCCGACGCACATTGCGTTCGGTGAAGGCAAGATCGCCGATTTGAACAAACTGGTACCGGCCGAAGCACGGGTACTGGTGTTGTTTGGCGGTGAAAGCGCGAGTCGGACTGGCACCCTGGATGAAGTAACCACAGCCCTGGGCGAGCGCCAGGTGACCCTGTTTGGCGGCATCGAGCCGAACCCGAGCTTCGAAACCCTGATGGAAGCCGTGGTGCAGGTACGTGAACAAGGCGTGGATTACCTGCTGGCCGTCGGCGGCGGCTCAGTCATCGACGGCACCAAGTTTGTCGCCGCCGCCTCTGTATTCGAAGGCGATGAGTGGGAAATTCTGACTCAGGGTGGCCGCAACATTGAGCGGGCGCTGCCGTTCGGCTCCGTGCTGACCCTGCCGGCAACCGGCTCGGAAATGAACAAGGGTGCTGTGGTTACCCGCAAGTCCTTGAAAGCCAAATTGCCGTTCCACAGCAATCAGGTGTTCCCGGCCTTCTCGATACTGGACCCGACCAAGACCTACACCCTGCCCCTGCGCCAGGTTGGCAATGGCGTGGTTGACGCGTTCGTGCACGTGGTCGAGCAGTACCTGACCTACCCGGCCCAGGCCCCGGTCCAGGACCGCTTTGCCGAAGGCCTGCTGCAGACCCTGGTCGAAATTGGCCCCCAGACCCTGGCCGAGCCGGAAAACTATCAGGTTCGGGCAAGCATGATGTGGACCGCTACCCTGGCCCTGAACGGCCTGATTGGCAGCGGTGTACCCCAGGATTGGGCCACCCACATGCTCGGCCACGAGCTGACCGCCCTGCATAATCTGGATCACGCCCAGACCCTGGCTATCGTGCTGCCGGCCATGCTGCGTGAGCGCAAGGCCACCAAGCTCGACAAGCTGGTCCAATACGGTGAGCGGGTGTGGAACATTCGCGACGGCAGTGCCGAGGACAAAGCCGAGGCCGCCATCGCCAAGACCGAGGCCTTCTTCGAATCACTGGGGGTGAAAACCCGCCTGAGCGACTACGACCTTGGCGAGCAGCACATTGAACCGCTGATCGCGAGTCTGGAAAGCCACGGCATGGTGAAACTGGGTGAGCACGGCGATGTCACGCCTGAGGTGTGCCGCCGCGTCCTACAGGCCAGCCTGTAA
- a CDS encoding TrmH family RNA methyltransferase: MKLNDIRKLHHKKYRQEFGHYLVEGEHLVLELQKAVARQPALVSTELYVTSEYEHWQSPFTTHLVSDRQMAQLADTRTPQGILAVVAMPEANQGAAVPSNVGERAVYLHEVQDPGNLGTILRTLAWFGGFRCLLSPGSVDPYNPKVVRASMGALFHLPLETDVSLEQLSSRYQRIACLDLNGTALTSAEFPRHDCYLFGNEARGVPRSALEELGAVPYTIAGQGAIESLNLATSVNICAYELNRGAS; the protein is encoded by the coding sequence GTGAAACTGAACGACATTCGAAAACTGCACCATAAAAAGTACCGCCAGGAATTCGGCCATTACCTGGTCGAGGGTGAACACCTGGTGCTGGAACTGCAGAAAGCCGTCGCCCGGCAGCCGGCGCTGGTGAGCACCGAGCTGTACGTCACCTCAGAGTACGAGCACTGGCAGAGCCCGTTTACCACGCACCTGGTGAGTGACCGCCAGATGGCACAACTGGCCGACACCCGAACACCCCAGGGCATCCTTGCGGTGGTGGCCATGCCGGAGGCAAACCAGGGCGCTGCGGTACCGTCTAATGTCGGCGAGCGGGCGGTGTACCTGCACGAGGTTCAGGATCCTGGCAATCTCGGGACTATATTGCGCACCCTGGCCTGGTTCGGCGGCTTTCGCTGCCTGCTCAGCCCCGGCAGTGTCGACCCTTACAATCCCAAGGTGGTGCGTGCTAGCATGGGCGCGCTGTTTCACCTGCCATTGGAAACCGACGTAAGCCTGGAGCAACTCTCCAGCCGCTACCAGCGCATCGCCTGCCTCGACCTCAATGGCACCGCGCTGACCTCAGCCGAATTCCCCCGACACGACTGTTACCTGTTCGGCAACGAGGCCCGGGGTGTGCCCCGGAGCGCACTGGAAGAGCTCGGCGCCGTGCCCTACACCATTGCCGGACAGGGGGCGATTGAATCCCTGAATCTGGCCACCTCGGTGAACATCTGCGCCTACGAACTGAACCGGGGAGCCTCCTGA
- a CDS encoding ABC transporter substrate-binding protein: protein MKVCRPLVVIGLLWSLLLNAAYAGDRFSVVFLEPDDSRFWALVSGFMHAVADDLEIELEVVTDHERHRLSYLQLAEQVLERPSRPDYLVFMCKENVTARMLTLAHDAGVKVFTINTDIPAGAREKVGLPRERLDGWIGHLAPDNITAGRTLARMLAQKASGLSTSENAGPPSMIGLSGTRDSSASKDRDLGLMQEVDQNRMKLSQLVHADWSADEAAAKSAVLLQRYPQTTLIWSASDGMALGAIEAAKRVGRAPGKDLLVGGVDWEPRALEAIRQGDLEVSLGRHFMGGGLLLLLLNDYHRGHDFVLNTPVLSYQLEPATRANIARVERILDPLNWQRVDFNQFSMAASSERSAGGRSANELMDAITGALAAGSSAEQWAQKD from the coding sequence GTATTCCTGGAACCGGACGATTCGCGTTTCTGGGCCCTGGTGTCGGGGTTTATGCACGCCGTCGCCGATGACCTCGAGATTGAGCTGGAAGTGGTCACCGACCACGAGCGCCATCGCCTTAGTTATTTGCAGTTAGCAGAACAGGTACTCGAGCGGCCATCCAGGCCCGACTACCTGGTGTTCATGTGCAAGGAGAACGTGACTGCCCGCATGTTGACCCTGGCTCACGACGCTGGCGTCAAAGTGTTTACCATCAATACCGACATCCCGGCAGGTGCCAGGGAGAAAGTGGGCTTGCCCCGTGAGCGTCTGGATGGCTGGATTGGTCATCTGGCTCCCGACAATATTACCGCGGGTCGGACGCTTGCCCGGATGCTGGCACAGAAAGCCAGCGGGCTTTCCACATCGGAGAACGCCGGTCCGCCTTCAATGATCGGTCTCAGTGGTACCCGTGATTCATCCGCTTCCAAGGATCGCGATCTGGGGCTGATGCAGGAGGTTGATCAGAACCGCATGAAGCTGTCCCAGTTGGTTCATGCCGACTGGAGTGCGGACGAGGCTGCTGCAAAGTCGGCGGTACTGCTGCAGCGCTACCCGCAAACTACGCTGATCTGGAGTGCCAGCGATGGTATGGCTCTGGGCGCCATTGAGGCGGCCAAGCGGGTTGGACGGGCACCCGGGAAAGACCTGCTTGTAGGTGGTGTCGATTGGGAGCCACGAGCCCTGGAGGCAATTCGTCAGGGCGACCTGGAGGTCAGTCTGGGCCGGCATTTCATGGGTGGCGGGTTATTGCTGTTGCTGTTGAATGACTATCACAGGGGCCACGATTTCGTCTTGAACACACCGGTACTGAGCTATCAGCTGGAACCGGCCACCCGTGCCAACATTGCCCGGGTTGAGCGCATCTTGGACCCATTGAACTGGCAACGGGTCGATTTCAACCAGTTCAGTATGGCGGCCAGTTCCGAACGGTCGGCGGGCGGGCGCAGTGCCAATGAACTCATGGATGCGATAACAGGTGCGCTAGCGGCTGGATCCTCGGCTGAGCAATGGGCCCAGAAGGACTGA
- a CDS encoding SGNH/GDSL hydrolase family protein, with product MLYPLSTLTLGPLLIGQGRYVRRVTPRLPEPEGERRGLAGSGPDLKLLILGDSAAAGVGVERQDEALSGRLAARLGQQFRLHWALEAETGRTSGDVLAALAQVPDDSFDVVLVSVGVNDVTGRTGDRQWLKHLGELSAQLGQRFGARHILFTAIPPMHWFPALPQPLRWYLGLRARQLNVLLEAFCGDTAGARFLSVTYPLEPAAMAADGFHPGRDAYGLWAEHAAAIICELAPTTAR from the coding sequence GTGCTGTATCCGCTGTCCACGCTCACTCTTGGCCCGCTGCTGATTGGTCAGGGTCGGTACGTGCGCCGGGTGACGCCACGACTGCCGGAACCTGAAGGCGAGCGGCGCGGGCTTGCCGGCTCTGGGCCGGATCTTAAATTACTGATTCTGGGGGATTCCGCGGCGGCCGGTGTGGGGGTGGAGCGCCAGGACGAGGCCTTGTCCGGGCGCCTGGCCGCGCGGCTCGGCCAACAGTTCCGGCTGCACTGGGCGCTGGAAGCTGAAACCGGACGCACCTCCGGTGATGTGCTGGCGGCGTTGGCTCAGGTGCCGGACGACAGCTTTGATGTGGTACTGGTGTCGGTCGGGGTCAACGACGTCACCGGGCGCACCGGCGACCGTCAGTGGCTCAAGCATCTGGGTGAGCTGTCGGCACAACTTGGCCAGCGATTTGGCGCCCGCCATATCCTGTTCACCGCGATTCCGCCCATGCATTGGTTTCCCGCCTTGCCGCAGCCCCTGCGCTGGTATCTGGGGCTGCGGGCGCGGCAGCTGAATGTTTTGTTGGAAGCTTTCTGTGGCGATACCGCCGGTGCCCGATTCCTGTCCGTGACCTATCCGCTGGAGCCGGCTGCGATGGCCGCCGATGGCTTTCACCCGGGCCGGGACGCCTACGGACTCTGGGCTGAGCACGCCGCCGCGATTATTTGTGAGCTGGCGCCCACAACGGCCCGGTAA
- a CDS encoding histone deacetylase family protein — MKTVFSPLHSRRSVKTELDGGLLIEPHEKPSRANTILARVQDQGLGDVLEPDEFGLEPVKRVHSADYVEFLAHCWQDWLAAGKPGEAIPAVWCGRGMRARVPRDIDGRLGYYSFAAETSISDGTWEAACTSANVALTAQKLVAGGERAAFALCRPPGHHAHADLFGGYCFFNNAAIVAQAFRDQGAKRVAILDVDFHHGNGTQAIFYQREDVLTLSLHGDPDLVFPHFLGFEDETGEGAGEGYNLNIVYPPGTPYSVWSQGLETACQRIAEYQPDALVVALGVDTFEHDPISFFKLKSSDYLSLGEQIAQLGLPTVFTMEGGYDVEAIGVNAVNVLQGFEHTQE, encoded by the coding sequence ATGAAAACCGTTTTCTCCCCCCTCCATAGCCGCCGCTCGGTCAAAACCGAGCTGGACGGCGGCCTGCTCATCGAGCCTCATGAAAAGCCATCCCGCGCCAACACCATCCTGGCAAGGGTGCAGGATCAGGGGCTCGGCGACGTTCTGGAACCGGACGAGTTTGGCCTCGAGCCCGTGAAACGGGTACATAGCGCCGATTACGTCGAGTTCCTGGCGCACTGCTGGCAAGACTGGCTGGCCGCCGGCAAGCCAGGCGAGGCTATCCCGGCGGTCTGGTGCGGACGCGGAATGCGGGCCCGGGTGCCCAGAGACATCGACGGCCGCCTCGGGTACTACAGCTTTGCCGCCGAAACCTCGATCTCCGATGGCACCTGGGAGGCTGCGTGCACCTCGGCCAACGTCGCCCTGACTGCGCAAAAGCTGGTCGCCGGGGGTGAGCGGGCCGCGTTTGCCCTGTGCCGGCCACCCGGACACCATGCCCATGCCGATCTGTTTGGCGGATACTGCTTCTTCAACAACGCCGCTATCGTGGCGCAAGCCTTCCGGGATCAGGGCGCCAAACGGGTGGCCATTCTTGATGTCGATTTTCACCACGGCAACGGTACCCAGGCCATCTTCTACCAGCGCGAGGACGTGCTGACGTTAAGCCTGCACGGCGATCCGGATCTGGTTTTCCCCCACTTCCTGGGTTTTGAAGATGAAACCGGGGAAGGTGCCGGTGAAGGTTACAACCTCAACATCGTCTACCCGCCAGGCACCCCCTACAGCGTTTGGAGTCAGGGCCTGGAAACCGCGTGTCAGCGGATCGCCGAATACCAGCCGGACGCGTTGGTGGTCGCCCTGGGCGTGGATACCTTTGAGCACGACCCGATCTCCTTCTTCAAGCTGAAATCCTCCGATTACCTCAGCCTGGGTGAGCAGATCGCCCAGCTGGGCCTGCCCACGGTGTTCACCATGGAGGGCGGTTACGATGTCGAGGCCATTGGCGTCAACGCAGTCAATGTCTTGCAAGGCTTTGAGCATACGCAGGAATGA
- a CDS encoding flavin-containing monooxygenase codes for MSAHHFDVLIVGAGVSGIGMACHLGQQCPGKSFAILERRQSLGGTWDLFRYPGIRSDSDMFTFGYRFRPWVGGKVLADGVSIKNYLRETAEAFDVERHIRYGQAVKTADWSSSNKCWTLTADNEATGEIDTYTAKFLVGCTGYYNYDQGYKPDFPGESDFQGQIVHPQHWPEELDYAGKSVVVIGSGATAITLVPTLAEQAAHVTMLQRSPSYLMPLPSTDKLALLVQRLLPERLAYKLIRARNIAISRFLYVRSRNSPKLMRRLFLRIIRRRLGDNADMRHFTPDYDPWDQRLCVVKDGDLFTALNTGRASMATDHIERFTADGIRLKSGKTLAADIIVPATGLDIQMLGGIRPRVDGQDVVLKDKVIYKNVMVEGLPNAGMIFGYTNSSWTLKVDIAAEYLCRLMNLMDQRGYQTVVARDTENSRGDTTVLGSLDAGYIRRAADRLPRQGTHGPWKASQNYLEDVKILRFDPIEDGYLEFDGVRTPAKSEGGRGFLRPLRSGLFGS; via the coding sequence ATGAGTGCACACCATTTCGATGTTCTGATCGTTGGCGCCGGGGTATCCGGCATTGGCATGGCCTGTCACCTCGGCCAGCAATGTCCGGGCAAATCCTTTGCCATTCTGGAGCGGCGTCAGTCGCTGGGCGGCACCTGGGACCTGTTCCGTTACCCCGGCATCCGCTCCGATTCCGACATGTTCACCTTTGGCTACCGCTTCCGACCCTGGGTTGGCGGCAAGGTGCTGGCCGATGGTGTATCGATCAAGAACTACCTGCGCGAGACCGCAGAGGCGTTCGATGTTGAGCGTCACATCCGCTATGGCCAGGCGGTCAAAACCGCGGACTGGTCAAGCTCAAACAAGTGCTGGACTCTGACCGCCGACAACGAAGCAACGGGCGAAATCGACACCTACACCGCGAAATTCCTGGTGGGCTGCACTGGTTATTACAATTATGACCAGGGTTACAAGCCGGATTTCCCGGGCGAGAGCGACTTTCAGGGCCAGATAGTGCACCCGCAACACTGGCCCGAAGAACTGGACTACGCCGGCAAGAGCGTCGTGGTGATCGGCAGTGGCGCTACCGCCATCACCCTGGTGCCCACCTTGGCGGAACAGGCGGCTCACGTCACCATGCTGCAGCGTTCGCCAAGCTACCTGATGCCGCTGCCGTCGACCGACAAACTCGCTCTTCTCGTTCAGCGCTTGCTGCCGGAGAGGCTGGCCTACAAGCTGATCCGGGCCCGCAATATCGCCATTTCCCGCTTTCTGTACGTGCGCTCACGCAATAGTCCCAAGCTGATGCGCCGGTTGTTCCTGCGCATCATCCGGCGTCGGCTCGGTGACAACGCCGACATGCGTCATTTCACGCCGGACTACGATCCCTGGGATCAGCGCCTGTGCGTGGTCAAGGATGGCGATCTGTTCACCGCCCTGAACACGGGCAGGGCGTCCATGGCCACTGACCACATAGAGCGCTTCACCGCTGATGGCATCCGTCTGAAGTCGGGTAAAACACTGGCCGCGGATATCATCGTTCCGGCGACCGGGCTGGATATCCAGATGCTTGGAGGCATTCGGCCCCGTGTCGATGGTCAGGATGTGGTGTTAAAGGACAAGGTCATCTACAAAAACGTGATGGTGGAAGGACTCCCCAACGCCGGCATGATTTTCGGTTACACCAACAGCTCCTGGACCCTGAAAGTGGATATTGCCGCCGAGTACCTGTGCCGGCTGATGAATCTGATGGACCAGCGCGGGTATCAGACGGTAGTGGCCCGGGATACCGAGAATAGCCGGGGCGATACTACGGTGCTGGGTTCGCTCGACGCCGGTTACATCAGACGGGCCGCGGACCGGCTGCCTCGCCAGGGCACCCACGGACCCTGGAAGGCCTCCCAGAATTACCTCGAAGACGTGAAAATCCTGCGTTTCGACCCAATTGAGGACGGCTACCTGGAATTCGACGGGGTTCGAACTCCCGCCAAATCGGAAGGGGGCCGAGGTTTCCTGCGGCCATTGCGCTCCGGCCTGTTCGGATCCTGA